The following proteins are encoded in a genomic region of Sparus aurata chromosome 11, fSpaAur1.1, whole genome shotgun sequence:
- the psmb11b gene encoding proteasome subunit beta type-11b: MALQDLCNTQDYFLESITTECPSVPFGKKTGRSNVSGLPFRNSKSLFNFYIPIAEYLGESPIQFGQISTIQSSSTISSQDPILSSLALPTNLPLASSQSVPLPFPMSHGTTTLAFIFQGGVLAAADTRSSCSGLVACPASQKILPIHSHLVGTTSGTSADCALWKRILARELRLYQLRHGRRLSTCGAAKLLSHMLHPFKGTELCVAATLCGWDGGEADGGEEIDLGGHRETAKSQMTDLGTSVDATLEKKCLAKSPSSTIGSQQCFTRKTLSFSGPSLYYVCSDGTRLQGKLFSVGSGSPYAYSILDQGVQWGLTLDEATSIAREAVYRATHRDAYSGNCVDIFHISSKGWTRRSREDLKEEYYREKEREKRRKRQDRTA, encoded by the coding sequence ATGGCTCTACAGGACCTGTGCAATACCCAGGACTACTTTCTGGAAAGCATAACCACTGAATGCCCTTCAGTGCCTTTTGGAAAAAAGACTGGTCGCAGCAATGTGAGTGGTTTGCCCTTTAGAAATAGTAAAAGTCTGTTTAATTTTTATATACCAATTGCAGAGTACCTGGGTGAAAGTCCAATACAGTTTGGGCAAATCAGCACCATCCAGAGCTCCAGCACCATCTCATCTCAAGACCCCATCTTATCATCCCTTGCCTTGCCCACAAATCTTCCTCTGGCATCCTCTCAGTCTGTCCCTCTGCCTTTTCCCATGTCTCATGGCACCACCACCTTGGCTTTCATTTTTCAGGGAGGCGTGTTGGCTGCAGCGGACACTCGGTCCAGTTGTTCTGGGCTTGTGGCATGCCCAGCTTCCCAGAAGATCCTGCCCATTCACAGTCACCTGGTGGGGACCACTTCGGGTACTTCAGCCGACTGTGCCCTTTGGAAAAGGATCCTGGCTCGAGAGCTGCGGCTCTACCAGCTCCGTCACGGACGACGGTTGTCCACATGTGGTGCTGCCAAATTGCTTTCACACATGCTTCACCCTTTTAAGGGGACTGAGCTGTGTGTGGCTGCCACGTTGTGTGGGTGGGATGGAGGAGAGGCAGATGGAGGTGAAGAGATTGATCTCGGTGGCCATAGAGAAACAGCAAAGAGCCAAATGACTGATCTTGGAACTTCTGTGGATGCCACTCTCGAAAAGAAATGTCTGGCAAAGAGCCCCTCTTCAACAATTGGTAGTCAACAATGCTTTACCAGAAAGACATTGAGTTTCTCTGGACCTAGTCTGTACTATGTGTGCAGTGATGGCACACGCCTGCAGGGGAAGCTCTTCTCTGTAGGCTCAGGATCGCCGTACGCGTACTCAATCTTGGACCAAGGGGTTCAGTGGGGACTGACTTTGGATGAGGCCACATCAATAGCCAGAGAGGCTGTGTACAGAGCCACACACAGGGATGCATACTCAGGAAACTGTGTAGACATCTTTCACATCTCTTCTAAAGGTTGGACTCGCAGGAGCAGGGAGGATTTGAAAGAGGAATATTatagagaaaaggaaagagaaaagagaaggaagagacAGGACAGGACTGCCtga